The segment CCGATTTATCAGCCATGGGCGTGAATTGATGCTTTATGCGCGTCTGATCATCTGTTCGCCAGGGAGCAGAGCAGGCCACCTCTTCTCACCGTCTACACACAAGACGGTACGTAgtattacggagtaggccCGTGCAATCGGATACATGTCGGGTTCCCGGCATCCAGCCCTTGACCTAGTTCGTACATGTAGTTTGTTCGCtcgtcgccgtggccggGTTGACCTTGGCGGACACACATCCCAAGTTGACGGTTGACCTCTTCTCCCACCTTCACACCAGCCTCCCCGCCAATTCATCGAACCTCATCGGCAGCGCGCCAGCCATTTGCTTCAGATCTTCAGCCGCCAAAGTCAATCAGAGGGCGCAATGTGGCTCCATAAcggctggccgtggcccatGAAAAGCCACGCCTTTCTGCTTACAAACCGGCCCGGCTGGCTGCCGTCTTGATGCTAGTCTGCTTCGGTCGTATTTTGGCAAAGTATGCTGCTCGGGCGTTCATCTCACGGGAAACCTCCCCTCTCTGATCCATCCATCTCAAGTTGTCGTGTTGAACGCCGGGGATACCTGTTTTCAGACATCGGACTCGCATCGGGGACCATCGCCTCCACGACACCATGGCCTACACGCTTTATATCGGCAACAAGCGATACTCGTCCTGGTCCATGCGGCCGTGGGTGCTCCTCAAGGCGCTCGACATCCCCTTTGACGAGAAGCTGCAGCTCTTCAAGCCGGGACAGCGCCAGCCCGACTTCCTCGAGTTCTCGCCCACCGGCAAGGTCCCCTGTCTGTACGACGCCGAGCGCAAGCACGTCGCCGTCTGGGACTCGCTCGCCATCTGCGAGTACCTCGCCGAGAAGCACCCGGCCGCGTGGCCCCGCGACCCCGTGGCCCGGGCCTTTGCCCGGTCCGCCGCTTCCGAGATGCACTCGAGCTTCGCCGCCATTCGCGACGAGTGCTCCATGAACGTCGGCTTGCGCATCGAGCTCGGCGAGCCAAGCGACGGGCTGAAGCGCGATCTGGAGAGACTCACCGCCCTGTTCGGCGAGGGCATCCAGAGGTTTGGCGGTCCGTTCTTGGCcggcagcagcttcacgGTTGCCGACGCGTTTTATGCGCCCATTGCCTCGAGGGTGAAGACGTTTGGGATCCGGCTTGACGGCGCGGCGGGGGAGTACCTGGACCGGCTGTATGAGCATCCTGCTGTGCAGGCGTGGATTCAAGAGGGCATTGCCGAGGCGGAGAGGGAGCCGGGCCATGAAGAGGACTGTGTGAGGGGCCGTAGGATTTTGCAAGATTTGTGCAAATAAAGGTCAAGTTGGTCGACGGTCGCCATGGTAGTCAGATTGACGGCTCGGAGAATCCGTTCGGCGGCCGCGGACAATTTTGATGATTTATCGTGTGACAATTTTGTCATAAGGGGGAAAGGCGGAATACCCTGGTTATAGTCTCGTAGACTATACATGTCAACGgtatacctacctaggtacctaggtagtcttGACAATCCATACATGTGCTCGAGTGACTGTGTACACTCTCAGGAGCACCGGCTGTTCCTTGGTGTGTTGTGGATGCCATTTGAGGCCTCAGGAACGGACGAGGTGCAGAATTGCCACACGCCCAGTTCCCTAGCCAGAACCCAGGCACTGACCCGACAGAGTACGGCGGGAGTACCAGCATACTTTGGGCTCCCGCCCCAGCAATTTGATGGAACACCAGACCATATCCCGTCGGCCACGACAAACATGCGGATCCAGGCTACCCTGGGGTTCTTTGCTCAAGCTCTATAGTAAAATCCAGACAGATACGGCCAGAATATAAACCGCCAACTAGAAAAATACTCCCAGTGAgctattagcttttttaagGCTAGTGTTAAGAGGGCTCAGGAGAGAAAGTAAATGTACCACATCTCTACTGCCAGGTTTATATAGTCTTAGACTACAATGCAGTCCTAATTGGCTCTGTATGCAGTTGACCGCTAAAACAGGGGTTTTGGCCGTGATATTCTAACGCGATAGATACAATTAGTTGCCAACTATGCCAATTTAGTATTGAAAAGAGTACATGGTTCAATTTATGTAGACTATCATGTTTTTGTGGTCCGGTCTAGTCTTAATTTTCGAGCATGGCTTGCGTTTTTGTTGTTTATCAGAATGCTTTCTGGATCAAGGTGCTCCCAGGTGGTGCTCGCAGTGGTTTGGCGCACTCGGTCGTCGAGTGCTTTACCGACAATTTGCGGTAAACTGATAACACCCAGAAGCATCCTTTGTTGGTTGCGGCATTCCCGACTCCCATTCCTGAGCACTTGTACCATCTGGGCACGCTTGACCCTCCAAAACCTCCAGTTTATATTGGTGTCTGCGGCATTGCTTGACTTGAACTGTTGGTAAAACTGGAGTTGGTTCGACGGTGGGTTTCGGAGCCGCTGCGGGTGCGGGATCGTGGTCCTCGAGGCAGGAAGTGCTGCTGTTGTATCTTCCCCGAGCATCCCGATTATCGGCATCAGATATCGTCGCCTGGCTGGGCGAGTCGAACCCTTTGCAATAGACGCCCGTGCCGCACATCCTCTCCGGGAAGTAATTGAAGGAGCTCAATTTCTGACAACCCTCGTCAGGAATCGTACCCGTCGTCCATGGAAGCCGCTCAGTATAGGGTTCGTTGCTTTGGGGGTCGGTTCGCACGGACAGGCACGTAGCTGTGTCGGCATACttgtcgccatcgccaaactCGTACAGTCTTTCTTGGCAGTACAAGTTGGTCCCGCAGTAGCTCTCTCGATGCTCTTCGGCGCTGCCTTCGGTGTTGCGTCGACATCTCTGCTTGGCCAGGTCGATATTCCAAGGGTCAGGGAAGAATGGTAGCTTATGCGTCTGCCTCACAGGTTTACTAGGTATCCATAaaagccaaggccgaggctggGTGTCGTTCTCGAAGCTGCGGTACTTGTTCCATAGGCCATGCATGCGATCGATTTGGCCGCGTGTAAACCCCGTCTTGCAAGCACTATCGCCTGAATTTAATAACATTGAAATCATCCACGAGCATCGCGGTGTTTGGTACTTACTCATCT is part of the Metarhizium brunneum chromosome 4, complete sequence genome and harbors:
- the sspA gene encoding Stringent starvation protein A; the encoded protein is MAYTLYIGNKRYSSWSMRPWVLLKALDIPFDEKLQLFKPGQRQPDFLEFSPTGKVPCLYDAERKHVAVWDSLAICEYLAEKHPAAWPRDPVARAFARSAASEMHSSFAAIRDECSMNVGLRIELGEPSDGLKRDLERLTALFGEGIQRFGGPFLAGSSFTVADAFYAPIASRVKTFGIRLDGAAGEYLDRLYEHPAVQAWIQEGIAEAEREPGHEEDCVRGRRILQDLCK